One Skermanella pratensis genomic window, GAGGAGATCGTGCGCGGCGGCCTGCGCGCGTCACCCACCCGCGAGGTGCTGATCGAGGAGTCGGTGCTGGGCTGGAAGGAGTACGAGATGGAGGTCGTGCGCGACGGCGCCGATAACTGCATCATCGTCTGCGCCATCGAGAACATCGACCCGATGGGCGTCCATACCGGCGACAGCATCACTGTGGCGCCGGCGCTGACGCTGACCGACAAGGAATACCAGATCATGCGCAACGCCTCGATCGCGGTGCTGCGCGAGATCGGGGTCGATACCGGCGGGTCGAACGTGCAGTTCGCCGTCAACCCCGCCGACGGGCGCATGGTCGTGATCGAGATGAACCCGCGCGTCAGCCGCTCCTCCGCGCTGGCGTCCAAGGCGACCGGCTTCCCGATCGCCAAGATCGCCGCCAAGCTGGCGGTGGGATACCGGCTGGACGAGCTGGACAACGACATCACCGGCGTCACGCCGGCCTCGTTCGAGCCGACGATCGACTATGTCGTCACCAAGATGCCGCGCTTCACCTTCGAGAAGTTCCCCGGCACGGAGCCGCTGCTGACCACCTCCATGAAGTCGGTCGGCGAGGCCATGTCGATCGGCCGCACCTTCGCCGAATCGGTGCAGAAAGCGCTCCGGTCGATGGAAACCGGCCTGACCGGCTTCAACGAGGTGCTGATCGGCGACGGCAACCCCGACCCGCTGACGGTCCGGGCGGCGCTGAGCCGGCCGACGCCGGACCGGCTGCTGGTGATCGCCCAGGCGTTCCGCCACGGCCTGAGCGTCGACGAGGTCCAGGCCGCCTGCAAGTACGATCCCTGGTTCCTGGAGCAGATCCAGGCGATCGTCGCGGCCGAGGCCGCCGTCCGCACCGGCGGCCTGCCCGCCGATAGCCAAGGCTGGCTGCGCCTCAAGCAGGCCGGCTTCAGCGACGCCCGGCTGGCCGAGCTAGCCGGCACCAGCGAGGCCGAGGCCGCGGCGGCGCGGCGCGATCTCGGCGTCACGCCGGTCTACAAGCGGATCGACACCTGCGCCGCGGAGTTCGCCTCCCAGACGCCCTACATGTACTCCACATACGAGGCCGACGGGTTCGGCGGCGCCGAGTGCGAGGCCGAGCCCTCGGACCGCAGGAAGGTCGTGATCCTGGGCGGTGGTCCCAACCGCATCGGGCAGGGCATCGAGTTCGACTATTGCTGCGTCCACGCGGCCTACGCGCTGGACGAGGCCGGGTACGAGACCATCATGGTCAACTGCAACCCGGAGACGGTCTCGACCGACTACGACACCTCCGACCGGCTCTATTTCGAGCCGCTGACCGCCGAGGACGTGATCGAGCTGGTCCGGGTCGAGCAGAGCCGGGGCGAGGTGCTGGGCGTGATCGTCCAGTTCGGCGGCCAGACGCCGCTGAAGCTGGCGCGCGACCTGGAGGCCGCCGGCATCCCGATCCTGGGCACCTCGCCCGACGCGATCGACCTGGCGGAGGACCGCGAGCGGTTCCAGCAGCTGCTGCACAAGCTGGGCCTGCACCAGCCGGCCAACGGCCTCGCCCGCTCCCTGGAGGAGGCCGAGGAGGTGGCCGCCCGGATCGGCTTCCCCGTGGTGATCCGGCCCAGCTACGTGCTGGGCGGCCGCGCCATGGAGATCGTCCACGACATGTCTGGCCTGAAGCGCTACATGGGCTCGGCGGTCAAGGTCTCGGGCAAGAACCCGGTGCTGATCGACAGCTATCTCCAGGACGCCATCGAGGTCGACGTGGACGCCGTCCGGGACGGGTCCAGGGTCTATGTCGCCGGCATCATGGAGCATATCGAGGAGGCCGGCATCCATTCCGGCGACAGCGCCTGCGCGCTGCCGCCCTATTCGCTGCCCGCCGACGTGGTCGCCGACATCTCCCGGCAGGCCGGAATGCTGGCCGAGGCGCTGGAC contains:
- the carB gene encoding carbamoyl-phosphate synthase large subunit — protein: MPKRTDIKSIAIIGAGPIVIGQACEFDYSGVQACKALRAEGYRVILVNSNPATIMTDPNLADATYIEPITPATVAKILEKERPDALLPTMGGQTALNTAIALDDDGTLARLGIEMIGANKQVIAKAEDRLLFRDAMDKIGLESPRSRMVRSFDEALEALAETGLPAIIRPSFTLAGTGGGIAYNRAEFEEIVRGGLRASPTREVLIEESVLGWKEYEMEVVRDGADNCIIVCAIENIDPMGVHTGDSITVAPALTLTDKEYQIMRNASIAVLREIGVDTGGSNVQFAVNPADGRMVVIEMNPRVSRSSALASKATGFPIAKIAAKLAVGYRLDELDNDITGVTPASFEPTIDYVVTKMPRFTFEKFPGTEPLLTTSMKSVGEAMSIGRTFAESVQKALRSMETGLTGFNEVLIGDGNPDPLTVRAALSRPTPDRLLVIAQAFRHGLSVDEVQAACKYDPWFLEQIQAIVAAEAAVRTGGLPADSQGWLRLKQAGFSDARLAELAGTSEAEAAAARRDLGVTPVYKRIDTCAAEFASQTPYMYSTYEADGFGGAECEAEPSDRRKVVILGGGPNRIGQGIEFDYCCVHAAYALDEAGYETIMVNCNPETVSTDYDTSDRLYFEPLTAEDVIELVRVEQSRGEVLGVIVQFGGQTPLKLARDLEAAGIPILGTSPDAIDLAEDRERFQQLLHKLGLHQPANGLARSLEEAEEVAARIGFPVVIRPSYVLGGRAMEIVHDMSGLKRYMGSAVKVSGKNPVLIDSYLQDAIEVDVDAVRDGSRVYVAGIMEHIEEAGIHSGDSACALPPYSLPADVVADISRQAGMLAEALDVIGLMNVQFAVKGTQVYILEVNPRASRTVPFVAKATGTPIAKIAARVMAGEKLDGFDLKGPTPPHTAVKEAVFPFARFPNVDIILGPEMKSTGEVMGLDKDFSRAFAKAQSGAGVVLPLSGGVFISVKDHDKVAMVPIAAKLREMGFSLLATAGTAKAFGEAGIPVTRVNKVLEGQPHIVDVMINGDVQLVFNTTDGAQAMSDSFSLRRTALVNNIPYYTTVAGARAAVEAISALRSGSLDVAPLQSYLSGSY